The Seriola aureovittata isolate HTS-2021-v1 ecotype China chromosome 12, ASM2101889v1, whole genome shotgun sequence genome window below encodes:
- the si:ch211-106k21.5 gene encoding uncharacterized protein si:ch211-106k21.5 translates to MVFRWSLLLIFTLLGTTGLVVGCVCPAATILSQFPSEVPAGICCLNYSGSAVSHVRWSVFTNETNIETLDLSNCNISSVDASGREASTLQKVYLGHNRLMELPREFLAGQPSLREVDLSGNLLQELPEGFLQDSDNLQKLYLQGNRLRFLPGSVLQKPSLQRLEVEGNPWDCSCLSLEAVEEGRRANRTAKLQDLLGNLTCFSPSHLAGRTVWSVRLSDVCRPAGLTALFIVLPLLILAVLVLCWCCGRKKKKKDTPVFSTSKKKDSGCNGQKHRSKQRPAAAEQNKAKNCGSEGILKNQLLLRPASTLLGSTRDIYEEVEIKLGSVESLPRVSSHCSSSTEGKQGSQGPGGASKTELDTVSVTEVMKDSADREKAYLTQSTEYYSLVPGIELEDSDHGEYENVDLS, encoded by the coding sequence ATGGTTTTCCGGTGGAGTCTCCTGCTGATCTTCACATTGCTGGGGACGACGGGACTTGTGGTTGgatgtgtgtgtccagcagcCACCATTTTGTCCCAGTTTCCCTCCGAGGTTCCTGCTGGCATCTGTTGCCTGAACTACTCCGGCTCTGCTGTCAGCCATGTGCGCTGGTCTGTGTTTACCAATGAGACAAACATAGAGACGCTGGATCTCTCCAACTGTAATATCAGTTCTGTTGATGCGAGCGGCAGAGAGGCTTCTACACTGCAAAAAGTTTACTTAGGTCATAATAGACTAATGGAGTTGCCAAGGGAGTTTCTGGCCGGCCAGCCCAGCCTGAGGGAGGTGGATTTGAGCGGGAACCTGCTTCAGGAGCTTCCTGAGGGTTTCCTCCAGGACTCTGACAACCTCCAGAAGCTGTATCTTCAGGGAAACCGGCTACGCTTCCTCCCCGGCTCTGTGTTGCAGAAGCCCAGTCTGCAAAGGCTGGAAGTGGAGGGGAACCCCTGGGACTGCTCCTGTTTGTCACTGGAAGCCGTGGAGGAAGGCAGGAGGGCTAACAGGACCGCCAAGCTGCAGGATCTGCTGGGGAACCTCACCTGCTTCTCTCCGAGCCACCTGGCCGGCAGGACTGTGTGGTCGGTGAGGCTCAGCGACGTGTGCCGCCCCGCCGGCCTCACCGCACTCTTCATTGtgctccccctcctcatccTGGCTGTTTTGGTGCTCTGCTGGTGCTgcgggaggaagaagaagaagaaagacacgCCTGTGTTCAGCACCTCAAAGAAGAAAGACTCCGGCTGCAACGGCCAGAAACATCGCAGCAAGCAACGACCTGCGGCTGCTGAGCAGAATAAAGCTAAGAACTGTGGCAGTGAGGGGATCCTGAAGAACCAGCTGCTGCTACGCCCGGCATCCACCCTCCTGGGCAGCACCAGAGACATCTATGAAGAAGTGGAGATCAAGCTGGGATCGGTGGAGTCTCTTCCCCGAGTCTCCTCACACTGTTCCAGCTCTACAGAGGGGAAGCAGGGCTCCCAGGGGCCCGGCGGGGCCAGCAAGACAGAGCTGGACACAGTCAGTGTGACTGAAGTGATGAAAGACTCAGCCGACAGGGAGAAGGCTTACCTGACCCAGTCCACTGAATACTACAGCCTGGTTCCAGGCATCGAGCTGGAGGACTCGGACCACGGAGAGTATGAGAATGTGGACCTCTCATGA